A section of the Primulina eburnea isolate SZY01 chromosome 1, ASM2296580v1, whole genome shotgun sequence genome encodes:
- the LOC140805502 gene encoding uncharacterized protein, protein MQHGRVVAYASRQLKPHESRYPVHDLELAAVVFALKIWRHYLYDTQPVRVFMIQAEPELFVKIKEAQRLDQSFQKSVELVRSGHQSEFQVSNEGILFVNDRIVVPDISELRMQILRDAHCMKAERKRPGDLLHSLKVPEWKWDHITMDFVTKLPRSSRGCD, encoded by the exons ATGCAACATGGTCGTGTGGTTGCCTATGCTTcacgacagttgaagccacatgagtctAGATACCCAGTGCATGATTTGGAACTAGCAGCAGTGGTTTTTGCGCTAAAGATTTGgcgacactacttgtatg ATACTCAACCTGTAAGAGTATTTATGATTCAGGCAGAGCCGGAGTTGTTTGTAAAAATTAAAGAGGCCCAAAGGTTAGATCAAAGCtttcagaaatcagttgaactcgtcagatcaggacatcaaTCAGAATTTCAGGTCAGTAATGAGGGTATTTTGTTTGTGAATGATCGTATTGTAGTTCCtgatatttcagagttgaggaTGCAGATTTTGCGTGATGCTCATTGCA tgaaagcagaaaggAAGCGACCAGGAGATCTTTTGCATAGCCTTAAggttccagaatggaagtgggaccatatcaccatggactttgtcacGAAATTGCCGAGGTCGTCGAGGGGTTGCGATTaa
- the LOC140805497 gene encoding uncharacterized protein: MATRGRGRCRPRQDIPVAQDQGSATHTQMDITPTPMEILLARFQSLHPPMLKGTENALECENLLENMDQLFESLEYPDDRRIKLVVHQLLDVAKSWWIMTKKALEGRGTIVTWDIFKSEFYQRFFPTSYRKDRGAEFANLKQGNLNIEDYVAKFSNLLRFAPHVASDEEAKADHFINGLNPDIFTLVNTGRPNTFAEALDRAKGAETGIIRQRGSQMQRPQQPQYRHQFRQGNNGGNSGNIREQFKARGKKFKRHGSNFSSSSGSRQFGSVQSTGYSSPTCGQCGGIHYTDQCRGISGACHLCNQVGHYARVCPNRGSDMSQSGGSSRQTPHQNRQNPTVHSYLQSNRTDQNKQSGSHTVGQPPRQQARVFALTEDEAHNAPDNVIAGNCFLLGYPAYVLMDTGASHTFIAEHFVTLNSLHSMPLSSTLSISTPLGKVMRSAEMINSCEFCYGDNKGAECFLVYAIDISRSVPKLADIPIVSEFSDVFPDEIPGFPPAREFEFNIELMSGFSQIARPITQLTQKNAPFIWSSACENSFVELKKRLTSAPVLTIPSGVGGFTVHIDASLQGLGCV, from the exons ATGGCTACTCGAGGTAGAGGTCGTTGTAGACCTAGACAAGACATACCAGTGGCACAAGATCAGGGTAGTGCTACTCATACTCAGATGGATATAACtccgactccgatggagatactGTTAGCCAGATTTCAGTCTTTGCACCCACCGATGTTGAAGGGTACCGAGAATGCATTAGAGTGTGAGAACTTGTTGGAGAATATGGATCAATTATTTGAATCTCTTGAGTATCCAGATGATCGTAGAATCAAGTTAGTTGTTCATCAGTTATTAGATGTTGCTAAGAGTTGGTGGATCATGACAAAGAAAGCTTTAGAGGGTCGAGGTACGATTGTTACCtgggatatttttaaatctgaattttatcagcgtttctttcctacCTCTTACAGGAAAGAtaggggagccgagtttgcaaatttaaagcagggaaatctgaatattgaggactatgttgctaagttctcgaatttactgagatttgctcctcatgtagcatCCGATGAAGAAGCTAAGGCCGATCATTTCATAAATGGTCTTAATCCAGATATATTTACTCTGGTTAATACTGGAAGGCCTAACACTTTTGCTGAGGCTCTTGatcgagccaagggagctgaaacTGGAATCATTAGGCAGAGAGGTTCTCAGATGCAACGACCCCAACAACCACAGTATAGGCACCAGTTCAGACAGGGTAATAATGGCGGTAACAGTGGTAACATTAGAGAGCAGTTCAAGGCTAGAGGCAAGAAATTTAAGAGACATGGCAGTAATTTttcgagttctagtggatcgAGACAGTTTGGTTCAGTTCAGAGTACTGGTTATTCAAGTCCGACTTGTGGTCAGTGTGGTGGTATACATTATACCGATCAGTGTAGAGGAATCTCAGGAGCTTGCCACTTGTGTAACCAGGTGGGACActatgctcgagtgtgtcctaaCCGTGGCAGTGATATGTCTCAGAGTGGGGGATCATCGAGACAGACACCTCACCAGAATCGTCAGAACCCTACAGTTCATTCTTATCTGCAATCAAACCGGACAGATCAGAACAAACAGAGTGGTAGCCATACGGTAGGACAACCAcctagacagcaggctcgaGTTTTTGCACTCACTGAGGATGAGGCACATAATGCTCCAGataatgtcattgcaggtaattgttttctcttaggttatcctgcttatgttttgatggatactggtgcatcacatactttcatagcTGAGCACTTTGTCACATTGAATTCGTTGCATTCTATGCCATTATCATCTACATTATCTATTTCTACTCCACTGGGCAAAGTGATGAGGTCAGCTGAAATGATAAATAGTTGTGAATTTTGTTATGGAGATAAT aaaggagccgaATGTTTCTTGGTTTATGCGATTGATATTTCAAGGTCAGTACCTAAATTGGCAGATATTCCAattgttagtgaattttcagatgtatttccagatgaAATTCCAGGATTTCCTCCAGCCCGAGAGTTTGAGTTCAACATTGAGTTGATGTCAG gattctCACAGATTGCGAGGccaattacccagttgacacaaaagaatgcaccatttattTGGTCATCGGCATGTGAGAATAGTTTTGTTGAActtaagaagagattgaccagtgctccagttcTCACTATTCCATCAGGTGTAGGAGGATTTACAGTGCACATTGATGCTTCACTtcaaggattgggttgtgtataA